The Microbacterium horticulturae region CGCGAAGCGCGCACGGTCGGTGAGCAGCTGCTCGAGTTCGATCACGGTCACCTCATTCTGCCCGACACGCGTGACCGGGCCGGGCACGAACAGCGTGCGCTGCGGTCCGTTCGACCAGTAGCGTCCGAGCAGGAACCCGTTGACGAACGCGAAGCCCTTGCCCCAGCCGTCGGTGTCGATGAAGAGGTCGGCCGCCGCGTCAAGCGTGAACGACCCGCGCGCGACGACGGGGCCGGCGAGGGGTGCTCCATCGCCGGGAAGGGAGAGGAGGGATGCCGCGGCCGCCGCCTCCAGATCGATCGGCGTCGCCGTCCACCCGGTGAGCGGCCGCCCGTTCAGGCGCGGAGCGCCGATGAGTCCCTTGGGCTCGCCGAGGCGGTGCCCGTAGTTCACACGGCCCTGCTCTTCGACGAGCACGTCGATCCGGTCGCCTGCCGGCACGACCAGCGCCCGCTCGTGGCGGGTGCGCGAGAGCGAGCCGACGCGCACGCCGTCGACGAGCACCCAGGCCTGATCGCGCACCTCGTCGACCTCGAAGCCCCCGGCCTCGCCGAGCGTCGCCGAGTACAGCACGAGCCCGCTCGGAATGCCCAGCGCATCGAACGTCGGCGGCTCGTCGGGGCCGCCCGCGTCGAGGTCGGGCAGGCGGCCGAGCAGGGGAGCCGAGGCAGTGAAGACCGCCTCGGGCGTGGGGGCGGGGGCCGCCGGCACCGGCAACTCGTCGGGCACCGACGCGTACGTGGCGATCACGTCGCGCAGCGCGTAGTACTTCTCGGTGGGGTGACCGGCCTCATCGAGCGGCGCGTCGTAGTCATACGAGGTGACCAACGGCAGGTAGCGCCCCTTGTCGTTCGCGCCGTTCGTCAGGCCGAAGTTCGTGCCGCCGTGGAACATGTAGATGTTGACGGATGCGCCCGCAGCCAGCAGCGCGCCGAGCTCGGCCGCGGCATCCTGCGCACTCGTCGTGTGGTGCATCCCGCCCCACCAGTCGAACCAGCCGTCCCAGAACTCCGAGCACATCAGCGGGCCTGTCGCCTGATGTTCGCGCAGGGTCGCGAGGCGCTCGGTGGTCTGTGAGCCGAACGAACCCGTCCTGTGCAGCTCGGGCAGTGAACCGTCGCGCAGCATCTGCGGCTGCGGCTGATCCACCGTGGTCAGCGGGACGGTGATACCGGCATCCCGCGTGATCCGCACAAGCTCGCGCAGGTAGTCCTCGTCGTCACCATAGGCGCCGTACTCGTTCTCGATCTGCACGAGCACGACCGGACCGCGCCGGTCGATCTGTCGGGGCGCGACGATCTCGTACACGCGGCGCAGATAAAGCTCGAGCTCGGCGAGGTAGATCGGCTCGCTCCGGCGCAGGCTGACACCGTCCATGGCGGTCAGCCACACCGGCAGGCCGCCGTTGTGCCACTCGGCGCAGATGTAGGGCCCGGGGCGGACGATCGCGTGCATCCCCTCGGCGGCGATCAGATCGAGGAAGCGCCCGAGGTCGTTCGCACCGGTCGCATCCCACTGGCCGCGCGCGGGTTCGTGGGCGTTCCAGGCCACGTAGGTCTCGATCGTGTTGAGCCCCATCAGCCGCGCCTTGCGGATGCGGTCGGCCCACTGATCGGGGTGCACGCGGAAGTAATGGATCGCGCCCGACAGGATGCGGTGCGGCCGGCCGTCGAGGAGGAAATCGGTGTCGCCGATGGCGAAGGTGGTCACAGAGAAGCTCTCGTTCGGAATGTGAGGGGCGGCCCGCGAGCTGCCGGCCGCCCCGTCGTGGATCACGCGCTACTTGTTGACGCTGAATCCCTGCTTGTTGCCGTAGTCGACCAGCGCGCTCTGCCACTTCTGCAGGCCCGCGTTCAGGTTCGACTTGTCAGCGTACGACTGCCCGACGGTGTCGCCGAAGATGCTGTTGGCGTACACCTGGTACGGGAGGTACTGCCACCCGGTCACGACGTTGTTCGCGGCATCCGCCAGCACTTCATTGATCTTCTGCCCACCGAAGTACTCGGGGGTCGCGTTCAAGAAGTCGTCCGACTGCAGCTGCTTCGTCGTCGAGGGGAATCCGCCGCTCTGGAGGAACGTCGAGATGGAGTCGTCGCTGTTGTTCAGCCACCAGAGGAAGCCGGCGGCCAGCTCGGGATTCTTGCTCTGCTTCAGCACTGCCTGGCCACCGCCGCCGTTCTCGGCCGAGGCAGGCTGGCCGTCGTAGGTCGGCATCGGAGCGACGCGCCAGTCGCCCGAGCCGTCGGGCGCGCCCGACTCGAGGTTGCCGGGCATCCACGCGCCGATCACGAGAGTGGCGATGCTGCCGTTGCCGAGGCCTGTGAACCACTCGTCGCTCCAGCTGCCGGTGGGTGCCACGAGCCCCTTCGAGACGAGCGTGTTCCAGGTGTCGGCCCACTTCTTCGAGCCCGCGTCCTGCAGGTCGATCTTCACGTCCGTGCCGGAGGTGGAGAACGGGTGGCCGCCGGCCTGCCAGATCATGCTTGTCGTGAATCCCGCGTCGCCGATGTCGTTCGTGATGTATTTCGACGGGTCGGCGGCGTGCAGCTTCTCGGCGTCGGCGATGTACTCATCCCAGGTCTTGGGCACCGCGAGATCGTATTTGTCGAACACCGCCTTGTTGTAGAACAGCGCCATAGGGCCGGAGTCCTGCGGCAGGCCGTACACCTTGTCGCCGGAGGTCACCGAGTTCCACGTGGATGCCGTGTAATCGTCCTCGAGGCCACTGAACCCGTAGGGTGCGAGATCGAGCAGCGCATCGGTCAGCTCGAATTGTGGGAACGCGAAGTACTCGATCTGGGCGACGTCGGGACCGCCTGAACCGGCCTTGATGGCGTTCTGCAGCTTCGTGTACTCATCGTTCGAGGTGCCCGCGTTGACGAGCTTGACCTTGACCTTCGGGTAGGCCTTCTCGAAGGCTGCCACCTGCGCCTCAGCCGACGGAGTCCACGACCAGTACGTGATCTCGCCGCCCTTCTGAAGCGCCGCCTTGATCGAGTCGAGACTGCCGGATGCCGTAGCCCCGGTGTTGTCGGTGCCGCCGGTGTCGTTCGAACCGGCGCAGCCGGCCAGGGCGAGGGCCGCGACGGTGCCGAGCGCGGCCAGAGCCGCGACACGACGGCGCGTGCCTGACATGTGCTTCATTGCTGTGTCCTTTCGAGTGCTCCGCCCCGCGGATGCGGGACGGCCGGGAGGGGATGTCGCCAGCAGGCCCCGGTCACTGCTTGACGCTTCCCGCGCTCAGCCCCGACTGCCAGAACCGCTGCAGCAGGAGGAACGCGATGACGATGGGGATGATGGTGAGGAGCGAGCCCATGATCACGAGGTTGTAGATGGGCTGCGAACCGGCGCCCTGGGCCTGCGCGGCCCACTGGTTCAGCCCGACCGTGAGCGGGTACCACTGCGGATCGCTGAGCATGATCAGTGGCAGGAAGTAGTTGTTCCAGGTCGCCACGACGGTGAACAGGAGCACCGTGACGATGCCCGGCGTCAGCAGGCGGATTGAGATCGTGAAGAACGTGCGGAACTCTCCGGCACCGTCCATGCGGGCGGCCTCGAGCAGCTCGGTGGGCACCGAGTCGGCCGCGTAGACCCACACCAGATAGAGACCGAACGGGCTGATCAGGGACGGGATGATCACCGACCATGGGGTATTGGTGAGGCCCAGCTGGCTGAACAGCAGGAAGGTCGGGACGGCCAGAGCGGTGCCGGGCACCGCCACGGCGCCGAGCACGATGGCGAACACCGCCGGGCGGCCGGGGAATCGGTACTTCGCCAGGCCATAGCCGGCGAGCGTCGCCAGCAGAGTCGCGCCCCCGGCGCCGAGCACCACGTACAGCAGAGTGTTGCCCAGCCAGCGCAGGAAGATGCCGTCCTTGTAGGTGAGAGTCTGAACGAGGTTGTCCCAGAACGCGAAGTCGTCGCCGAACCAGAGCCCGAAGCTCGAGAAGAGACCGCCCTGGGTCTTCGTGGAATTCACCAGCAGCCAGATGAGCGGCACCAGCGTGTACATCGCGTAGACGATCATCACGATGAGCAGCGTCTTCGAGTGGCGCGGGTGCAGCGGACCGGTGGCCCGGTCGCGTGCGAAGGCCGGAGCGGTCATCACTTCACCTCCGCTCGGGAGCCGCGCAACTGCACGATGTAGGCGATGACGGCGGTGATGACGCCCATGATGATGGCGATCGTGGCGGCGTAGTTGAACTGCTGGCCGGCGAACGACAGGTTGTATGCGTACATGTTCGGCGTGTAGTAGGTGGTGATGACGTTCGGCGCGAGCGGCCGGAGGATGTTCGGCTCGTTGAACAGCTGGAAGCTGCCGATGATCGAGAAGATCGTGGCGATCACGATGGCCCCGCGCAGGGCGGGGATCTTGATCGAGAACACCGTGCGCCAGGCCCCGGCACCGTCGATGGACGCCGCTTCGTACAGCTCGGTGGGGATTGTCTTCAGCGACGAGTAGAAGATCAGCATGTTGTAGCCGACGAACTCCCAGGTGACGATGTTGCCGATCGAGACGAGCATCCACTGCTTCGCGAACGGCGTGATGAGGTGGAACCCGACAAGCTGATTGATGTTCGCCGTCAGGCCGAACTGGTCGCCGTAGATGTACCCCCACATGAGCACCGCGACGACGGCCGGAACCGCGTAGGGCAGGAACAGCATGATGCGGAAGAAGGATGCCCCGCGCAGCCGCGCGCTGTCGATCGCGAGCGCTGCGGCCAGGGCGAGCGCCAGCATGATCGGCACCTGGACGACCAGGAACAGGAGTACGCGCCCGAACGACTCCCAGAACTGCGGGTCGGTCAGCGCCTGGATGTAGTTCGCGAACCAGACGAAGGTCGTGCCGCCGACCAGCTGAGTACGGAACAGGCTGAGATAGATCGAATACGCCAACGGTGCGAGAAAGACCAGCGTGAACACGATCATGAACGGGGCGACGAATGCCCACCCGCGCCAGTCGCGCTTCGGTCGGCGCAGCGCTGAGGGACTTCGGGTCGCGAGCGGTGGGGCGACGGTGGTCGTCATCGACGTGCCTCATTCACGGTGGTCGGCAGGTTGTTTACGCAAACATACGCGGATTCGGGCTACGATGTCAACGCAAACATTCGGGTCGGGAGGGCGAGGATGGCCGAGGCCTGGGCGCGGCGCGAGCCGTCGATCAACGACGTGGCGAAGGTCGCCGGCGTGTCGGCGCAGACCGTCTCGCGCGTCGCCAACGGCAAGGACGTCGTGCGGCCGGCGACACGGGACAGGGTCGTGGCGGCCATGCAACAGCTGGGGTATCGGCCCAACAGCGCCGCTCGCGCGCTGAAGGCCGGACGCTACCGCAACATCGGGGTGATCCTCTTCACCCTCGCCACCTATGGCAACATGCGCAATCTCGAGGCGATCGCCGACAAAGCGACCGCGGCAGGGTATGCACTGACGTTGATCCCTCTGGATGCCGCGACCCAGGCGAGTGTCTCGGGGGCGTTTGCGCGGCTGAGCGAACAGGCGGTCGACGGCATCATCATCGTCATCGAGGCGCACCTGCTGCACGAGGCCGACATCGAACTCCCCACAGGTCTGCCGGTCGTCGTGGTCGATGCCGGAGCGCCCGCGGCCCGTCCCGTCGTCGACACCGACCAGGCGCAGGGCGCGCGGCTGGCGACCGAGTACCTGCTCGACCTCGGGCATGCGACCGTCTGGCATATCGCCGGTCCTGAGGAGTCGTACTCCGCCGGGCAGCGCCGTCGTTCATGGGAAGAGACGCTCCGCGCCCGCGGCGCGCAGGTCCCCGAGGCGCTGCGGGGGGATTGGAGTGCCGATTCGGGCTACCAGGCGGGGCTGCAGCTTGTTCACAAGTCGGGTGTGACAGCCGTGTTCGCGGCCAACGATCAGATGGCGCTGGGCGCGTTGCGGGCGTTCCACGAGCACGGGGTGCGCGTTCCCGACGACATCAGCGTGGTGGGCTTCGACGATATGCCCGAGGCGGCGAACTTCTGGCCGCCGCTGACAACCGTGCACCAGGACTTCGAGACCGTCGGAGCGACGGCCGTCTCGGCTCTCATCCGTGAGATCGAGGGGGGCGCGGCGGAGTCTTCGCTCGTCGCGACCGAGCTCATTGTGCGGCAGAGCGCCGCGCCGTACCCGGACGACGAGCGAGCCCGCCGAACTCAGCGCAGCGCGCGCACCACGCCGATGCCGGGCGTCGACAGGCCGTCAGCGGCGGCGAAGGAGAGCGCGCCGTCGGCATCGGACGGAAGGCCGTAGTCGACCTCGAGCGACTGGTCGCCGGCGTCGAAGCGCTCGGTGGCTACGACCTCGTTCCTGAGCCGACCGGGGGCCGGCTCAGTTCGCGGGCCGGGCTGTGGAGTGCCGCACGTTCAGCGTCGGGCTGAGCGACACTCGGTGCACGGCACGGTCCGGGTCTTCCCGTCGCCGGATCAGCAGGTCGACGGCGGCGGCGCCCACCTCTTCGCGGGGCGGTCGCACCGCGGTCAGCGGCGGTGTGAACATCGACGCCACCTCATCGTCGTACGCGATGACCGATAGGTGGTCGGGCAGCGACAGTCCCCGCGCGAGCGCGAGATCGATGAGCGCCATGGCCTCGGGGTCGGAGTGCACGAGCAGACCGGTCACCCCGTTCGCGAGAATCGTGTCGAGCACGGCGTCGACGGCCACCGAGAACTCGGGGCTCGTGCGCGGGGGGAACAGCTCCTCGAAGTGCTGCGACGGCGTCAGCGCCAGCTCGGCGCAGGCGGCCTCCCATCCCTTGGCGACCTTGCGCCCGGTGGGCGAGTCGCGCGAGAGGATGAGTCCGACGCGCTGGTGTCCGAGCTCGGCGAGATGCCGGGCTGCCAGCACGGCGCCCAAGGCGTGGTCGCTCGTCGCGCTCTCGACCGGCACGCGCCCGGGCATGCTCAGCGCGTCACGCTCGACGAGCACCGAGGGGATCGACCGCGCGCCGAGCCAATCGATGACGTCCTGCGCAGAGGGGGTGTCGGGGTTGGGTGCGACGATCACGCCGCGCACGTCGGGCGCGGCCAGCAGCCGCTCGAGCACGGGCCGTTCATCGGTGAGCTCATACGAGGCCGCGCGCACGCGCAGCCGGTATCCACGGCGCTGCGCCTCGGCCTCCATGCCACGTACGACACCGGGCCAGTAGAAGCTCATCGACGGCACCAGGACGGCGATCTCGCCCAGCGCGGCGACCGGGGCTGCCGCCCCGTCAGAAGGCGCGGCAGAGGCGGCGGTGTCTTCGCGGGGCGTGACGGCGCCGCCGTGCACGCGCACGAGCAGGCCCAGCTCTTCCATCTCGGCGAGGTCGCGACGCAGCGTCACGGGGGCGACGCCCAGCTCTTCGGTCAGCTGTGAGACGCGTACGACGCCGTCTCTCGCCAGCGACGCCAGAATGTGCGTGCGCCGCGCCGGCGGCAGCGGTGCATGTGTCAGTTCGGTCATCGCCCATCACCCTCGCTGGTCTCATCTCTTTCTACCGTGACAGATACCGTGCGCCGCTCATCGACGTTCAGCTCGATCATGGTCAGCGTCTCGCCCCACACCTCCGACAGCATCGGGTCGTCCAGCGCGCGTTCGATGAGGTGGGCAGGGATGCCGCGGCCCCAGCGCACCACGACGGGTGTCGCGTCCGCGAGCGGCGTGATGTGCGCGCCGTCGTCCGACAGCTGCACGGCTCCGGCCACCAGCATCCGCACCACTGTTCCGTCGGCCGCATCGTCGGCCAGATCCCAGGCGTCGGCGACGACGATCTGCCGCGCCGCGCGGTCGAGAGTCACGGTGCGGCGCCACGACCGCAGGGCCGGCTGCGGATACGCGCCGCCCAGCTCGAGCGTGAGCGCGCTGGCCGCATCGTCGATGCGCACCGCGACGTCGCGCGCCGCGAATGCCGGGCCCGCGCCCTGCGCCACGCCTGCGATCTGCGGCACATTGTGCCAGGTGCTCTGCATGGTCCAGATGTCGTACCGGTCGGGGCCGAACGTCGCCGCGGTGTAGGTCGGGCGCCCGGCATCCACCAGCACCGGAACGCCGTCCGAACACACGATGAACTCGCCGACGTCGTTGTGGTTGTGGTTCTCTCCGTTGTGGCCGCCCTTGGCCACGAGCGTGAGCCCGGTCGCGGTGCCGCCTCGCTCGCGGGCGAGCAGGACCTCGGTGGAGGGCAGCCACACGTCACGGGGGAGTGGCGCGGGGGAAGGGGATGCCGCGAGCCAGGCCGCATCCGTCAGCCCGCGCAGCACGCGGCCCAGGCCCAGCGTCTCGTCTGCCGGGTCCGTGCGGTACGCGCGGGCGAACGCCGCGGCATCGCGGTCTCCGACGCGCAGGGCGGCGCGGAAGAGGACATCCCAGGGCGCCGGTGCGGTGGGGCGGGCCTGGCCGTCGGCGATGTCGACGACCCAGCCGTCGCCGAGGTCGCAGCGATGCGGAAAGGCCACTGTCTCGCGCAGCGCCGGCACGGTCGGCAGCGCGTCGAGTGCGCCGTCGGTGGCATGCGCGAGCAGGTCGAGCGCCTCGAGCACACGGGCGGCGCCGGCCCACCAGTACGAGGAGCCCTCGTCGACGGCGCCGTCTTCCGGGAGCCCGGCGACATAGCGGTCGAGACCCGCGATGCACAGCGCGACGACGTCGGCGCGTAGCATCCGCTCGTTCGAGCCGTCGAGCAGGCGAAGGGCCGCGGTGAGCACGTTCGCGTGGATCCACGGGTTCCAGTTGTGCACAGGCCCGTCGAGCCCGATCCAGTGCCAGTCGCGGCGTTGCGCGAACGGGTCGAAGACGCGGGTGCGCACCTCGTGGCGGATGCGCCTTCGCAGCCCGGGGTAGCGCTCGTCGAGCCGCGCGCCGAGCAGCTGATCAAGCCAGGCGAGCTGGCCGGCGACCTCGCCGGCCCCCAGATCCAGGAACGGGTCGGTGACGGCCGCCAGCACCGCGCCGTGCCGGGCGAAGGTGTCGTCGTGTGCGGGCCAGCACCAGGAGCTCTGCTCGCACAGCAGTTGCGCGCCGTCGGCGACCTCGTCGATCCAGACGTCGTCATCGGTCACGGCGGCGGTGATCGCGGCGCGGGTGAGGCGGTGCTGCCGGGTGAATGCCGCGTGCTCCCACGTCGCGCGGTCGCCGTCGCGGTGCACGCGGGCGGCGTCGTGGGCCAGCGGTTGCGGCCAGGGCACGCCGAGATCGGCACGTGCGCGGGCGAGGATCGCCGAGGCGACCGAGGCTGCGGCATCCCATACCCGGCGATCGGTTGCCGGCGGCACCGGCAGGGCGCGGTCGGGGGCGACCAGCAGAGACGCAAGGCCGCAGGGATGCCGCCGATCGTCGAACACGGCGGCGAGGGGGCCGGTGAAGTCGTCTGTCATCTGCGCGGCAGTCACTGTGCCACCTCCTTGCCTTGATGATCGAAAATGATCGTATCATGTCGAATTAATGCTTGTGCTGAACGGTTGAGATTGCTAATCTCCTGAATCGATCGAACAATCCGATCCTGTTCGAAGGAGAACCGTGAGCGTCACGCCCACCGACTGGACCCGCGACGAGTGGCTCGCGTACGCCGACCGGCTGCTCGCCGGCGCGCGTCGCTGGGCGTCTCCGACGGGCGCACGCATCACGCCGCCGGGCGCCGAAGGCGGGTATGGGCACGACGTCGACGGTCTCGAGGGCTTCGCTCGTACGTTCCTGCTCGCAGGTTTCCGCATCGCGGGGGCACGCGGCGAGGGTGTCGACGACCTCGTCTCCTTCTACAGCCGCGGCATCGCGGCCGGCGTCGACCCGTCGAACTCCGAGCGCTGGGTGCGCATGGACGAGCACGCGCAGGCGAAGGTCGAAGCGGCATCCATCGCGCTCATCCTCGACATGACCCGCCCGTGGATCTGGGAGCGCCTCGACGCCACCACCCAGCAGCGGGTCATCGACTACTTGGCTCCTGTCATCGGCGACGACACATACCCGCCGACCAACTGGCTGTGGTTCCGGGTCGTGGTGCAGACCTTCCTGCGGTCGGTCGGCGGTCCGTGGTCTGCCGCCGACATCGCCGCCGACCTCGCGCTGCACGACAGTCTGCAGCGTGCCGACGGCTGGATCTCAGACGGCCCCGAGCAGTCATACGACCAGTACGTCGGCTGGGCGCTGCACCTGTACCCCGTGCTCTGGTCGCGGATGCAGGGCGCCGCCGATCTCGCCGACGGGCGCACCGCGCGCGACCTTGCTGCGCTCGATCGCTACCTGGTCGACGCGACCGCGCTCATCGGCGCCGACGGATCACCCCTTGTGCAGGGGCGCAGCCTCATCTACCGCTTTGCGGCCGCCGCCCCGTTCTGGGCCGGCGTGCTCGCCGAGGTGCCGTCGACGAGTGCCGGGATGCTGCGCCACGCCGCGAAGAGCATCGTCACTCATTTCGCCGACCACGGTGTGCCGTGCGACGACGACCTGCTGACCATCGGGTGGCACCGCGAGTGGCGGCGGCTCGCGCAGGGCTACTCGGGCCCGGGTTCGCCGTACTGGGCGGTCAAGGGCCTGCTCGGCATCGCGCTGCCCGCCGACCATGCGGTGTGGAGCACCCCGGCCGAACCGCTGCCGGTGGAGCAGGGCGACGTGCTGCGCACTATCGCCGCGCCGGGCTGGATCGTCTCGGGCACCTCGGCCGACGGCATCGTCCGCGTCGTCAACCACGGTACAGACCACGCGACGCCGGGAACCCTGGTCGGCGACTCGCCGATCTATGCGCGCCTGGGCTACTCGACGGCCACGGCGCCGCTGCACGACGGGCGCGCCTGGCGCGAGCCGCTGGAGCAGTCGGCGGTGCTTGTCGATGTGACCGGCCGTGCGACGCATCGCGCTGCCGTCGAGCTGCTCGGGGTGCGGTGCGACGAGGGCGTCGCAGTCGCGGCATCCACGTCTCCGATCCACTGGATCGATCCCGACGTCCACCAGGTGCACCACGGGTCGGGCATCACCGGCGCGGTGACCGTCGCTGGCCGCATGACGGTGTGCTCGGTGGTGCGCGGGCCGTGGGAGCTGCGGCTCGTTCGGGTCGACGAGCTCGCCGTCCCCGCCGACACGGTGCGACTGCGCATCGGCGGCTGGGCGCCCGCCGGCGGCGGCCTCGTGCCCGAGACATCCGACGGCGGGGCCACAGTGCGCCGCGGCACGCTGACCAGCAGCATCGCCGCCGTCGGCATGGCGGCGAGCGCCCGCGTCGAGACGCGGCGCGACGCGAGCCCACTCGGTGACGTGGCCGCGGTGCCCGTCATCGAGACGGATGTCGCCCCCGGGGTCTGGCGCGCGGCGCTCGTCGCCCTCGATGGCGCGAGTGCGGCCTCGGCCCCTCTCGCCCTGAAGCTCGACGGCATCGATGTCGCCGTCACCTGGCCCGACGCCGTGACCACCGTCACGCGCCTCATCGACTCCCGACCCGCGCCCGACGCGGATCGGTAGCCCAAGACCGGGCCTGGGGCCCGGACAGCAATCGCAAAGGAGCACCCCTCTCATGAAGCGCAAGATCGCCCTTGCGGCATCGGTGGCAGCTGTCGCCGCGCTGTCGCTGACCGCGTGCAGCGGCGGCTCGGAGCCGAGCGATGACGCCACCGGTCCGGTGACCATCACCGTCTCCGGCTGGAGCCTGGACACGACCCCCGAATTCCAGCTGCTCGCCGACGGCTTCCACAAGGCCAACCCGAACATCACGGTCAAGCTCAAGGAATACGACCCGAGCAACTACAACACGCTCGTCACCGCCGACCTCGCCGCCGGTACCGGGCCCGACGTCATCACCCAGAAGGAGGTCAAGTACGTCACGACCTTCCAGGAGGGCGGGCAGCTGCTCGACCTGTCGGACGTGAAGCTGCCCGACGGCATCAGCGGCACCGACTCGTACAAGGTCGACGGCAAGCTCTACGCCGTTCCGTACCGCCAGGACGCGTGGGTGCTCTTCTACAACAAGGACCTCTTCGACAAGGCGGGGGTCCCCACGCCGGACGGGTCGTGGACGTGGGATGACTACGCCGCCGCCGCGAAGGAGCTCAAGACCAAGCTCGCCGCCGCCGGCAGCAAGGCGTACGGTGCCTACCAGCACACCTGGCAGTCGACCGTGCAAGGCTTCGCGAACAACCAGTCGCCTGACGGAGGCGTGCTCAGCGGAAAGTACGAGTACATGAAGCCGTACTACGAGCGGGTCCTCGACCTGCAGAAGTCCGGCGCGCAGGTCACGTTCAACACAGCCACCGCGAACCAGCTCACCTACCAGGGCGAGTTCGGCAAGCAGCACGCCGCGATGATGATGATGGGCACCTGGTTTGTCGCCACCCTCATCTCGCAGCAGGCCTCGGGCGACGCCGACCAGTTCACGTGGGGGATGGCTCCGGCGCCCCAGTACGACGCGTCGACCGCCGGCACCGACAAAACGCCGGTCACGTTCGGCGACCCGACCGGGTTCGGCGTCAACGCGAACACCGACGGCGCCAAGCAGGCGGCGGCGAAGAAGTTCGTGGAGTACGCGGCCAGTGAGGATGCCGCGAAGGCTCTGGCCGGCATCGGGATCACCCCGGCGCTGCTGAACGACAACGTCGTGCAGACGTACTTCTCGACGAAGGGCGCCCCGCAGGACGACCTGTCGAAGTTCGCGTTCTCGACCCACACGGTCAAGCCCGAGAACCCGACATCGTCGAAGACCGCGGCGATCCAGAACATCCTCAACGACATGCACTCCGCGATCATGAGCGGCTCGGAGGGCATCGACAAGGCCATCTCCGAGGCGCAGGACCGCGTCAAGAACGAGGTCGGCTGACCCCGCATCCCACCCTCACCACGAAGGCACATCATGACCGCCACCGCCACGATGGTCACCGGCACACCGCGCCCGTCGAAGCCGAACACGCGCATGCGGCTGCGCGTGCGCAACGCGCTCATCGGCTGGAGCTTCATCCTCCCCAACTTCCTGGGGTTCGCGCTGCTCACGCTCGTCCCCGTGATCGCGCTGTTCTACATCTCGTTCACGAACTGGAACGTGTTCGGCGTCGCGCACTGGATCGGGCTCGACAACTTCCGGCGCCTGCTCGGCGACGCGACGTTCAAGACCGCGTTCGTGAACACTCTCTACTACGCCGTGATGCACATCCCGCTGACCCTGGTGGTCTCGCTGGGCATCGCGCTGCTGCTGAACACCAAGCTCCGCGGTGTCGCGTTCTTCCGCACCGCCGCGTTCTTCCCCTACATCACCTCCATCGTCGCGATCGCGATGGTGTGGAATCTCATGTTCAGCCCCGACTACGGCCCGATCAACCAGATCCTGCGGTTCATCGGCATCGCCCACCCGCCCGGATGGCTCACCTCGCCGCAGTGGGCGATGCCCGCGGTCGTCGTCATCAGCACGTGGCGCGACATGGGCTATTACATGATCCTGTTCCTCGCCGGACTCCAGACGGTCCCGCGCGAACTGTACGAGGCGGCGCGTATGGACGGCGCGAACGCCTGGCAGCGGTTCGTCAACGTCACGATCCCGTGCCTGCGCCCCACGACCTTCTTCGTCACGGTGATGCTGACGATCAACTCGTTCAAGATCTTCGACCTGATCCTGGTCATGACCAAGGGCGGACCCGGGATCTCGACGATGGTGCTCTCGCAGTTCATCTGGCGCAAGGGCTTCGAAGAGAACCAGTTCGGCTATGCCTCGGCGGCCTCGGTGGTGCTCTTCCTGCTGTGCATCGTCGTCACGATCCTGCAATTCCTCTGGAACAAGAGGGGGAACCGCGCATGAGCACGATTCTCGAAGCCGCCGACGACTCGGCCACCGCCACGCTGCTGAACGCGCCGCGCGGGCACC contains the following coding sequences:
- a CDS encoding substrate-binding domain-containing protein, whose protein sequence is MTELTHAPLPPARRTHILASLARDGVVRVSQLTEELGVAPVTLRRDLAEMEELGLLVRVHGGAVTPREDTAASAAPSDGAAAPVAALGEIAVLVPSMSFYWPGVVRGMEAEAQRRGYRLRVRAASYELTDERPVLERLLAAPDVRGVIVAPNPDTPSAQDVIDWLGARSIPSVLVERDALSMPGRVPVESATSDHALGAVLAARHLAELGHQRVGLILSRDSPTGRKVAKGWEAACAELALTPSQHFEELFPPRTSPEFSVAVDAVLDTILANGVTGLLVHSDPEAMALIDLALARGLSLPDHLSVIAYDDEVASMFTPPLTAVRPPREEVGAAAVDLLIRRREDPDRAVHRVSLSPTLNVRHSTARPAN
- a CDS encoding heparinase II/III domain-containing protein, with translation MTAAQMTDDFTGPLAAVFDDRRHPCGLASLLVAPDRALPVPPATDRRVWDAAASVASAILARARADLGVPWPQPLAHDAARVHRDGDRATWEHAAFTRQHRLTRAAITAAVTDDDVWIDEVADGAQLLCEQSSWCWPAHDDTFARHGAVLAAVTDPFLDLGAGEVAGQLAWLDQLLGARLDERYPGLRRRIRHEVRTRVFDPFAQRRDWHWIGLDGPVHNWNPWIHANVLTAALRLLDGSNERMLRADVVALCIAGLDRYVAGLPEDGAVDEGSSYWWAGAARVLEALDLLAHATDGALDALPTVPALRETVAFPHRCDLGDGWVVDIADGQARPTAPAPWDVLFRAALRVGDRDAAAFARAYRTDPADETLGLGRVLRGLTDAAWLAASPSPAPLPRDVWLPSTEVLLARERGGTATGLTLVAKGGHNGENHNHNDVGEFIVCSDGVPVLVDAGRPTYTAATFGPDRYDIWTMQSTWHNVPQIAGVAQGAGPAFAARDVAVRIDDAASALTLELGGAYPQPALRSWRRTVTLDRAARQIVVADAWDLADDAADGTVVRMLVAGAVQLSDDGAHITPLADATPVVVRWGRGIPAHLIERALDDPMLSEVWGETLTMIELNVDERRTVSVTVERDETSEGDGR
- a CDS encoding DUF2264 domain-containing protein, producing MSVTPTDWTRDEWLAYADRLLAGARRWASPTGARITPPGAEGGYGHDVDGLEGFARTFLLAGFRIAGARGEGVDDLVSFYSRGIAAGVDPSNSERWVRMDEHAQAKVEAASIALILDMTRPWIWERLDATTQQRVIDYLAPVIGDDTYPPTNWLWFRVVVQTFLRSVGGPWSAADIAADLALHDSLQRADGWISDGPEQSYDQYVGWALHLYPVLWSRMQGAADLADGRTARDLAALDRYLVDATALIGADGSPLVQGRSLIYRFAAAAPFWAGVLAEVPSTSAGMLRHAAKSIVTHFADHGVPCDDDLLTIGWHREWRRLAQGYSGPGSPYWAVKGLLGIALPADHAVWSTPAEPLPVEQGDVLRTIAAPGWIVSGTSADGIVRVVNHGTDHATPGTLVGDSPIYARLGYSTATAPLHDGRAWREPLEQSAVLVDVTGRATHRAAVELLGVRCDEGVAVAASTSPIHWIDPDVHQVHHGSGITGAVTVAGRMTVCSVVRGPWELRLVRVDELAVPADTVRLRIGGWAPAGGGLVPETSDGGATVRRGTLTSSIAAVGMAASARVETRRDASPLGDVAAVPVIETDVAPGVWRAALVALDGASAASAPLALKLDGIDVAVTWPDAVTTVTRLIDSRPAPDADR
- a CDS encoding ABC transporter substrate-binding protein, with product MKRKIALAASVAAVAALSLTACSGGSEPSDDATGPVTITVSGWSLDTTPEFQLLADGFHKANPNITVKLKEYDPSNYNTLVTADLAAGTGPDVITQKEVKYVTTFQEGGQLLDLSDVKLPDGISGTDSYKVDGKLYAVPYRQDAWVLFYNKDLFDKAGVPTPDGSWTWDDYAAAAKELKTKLAAAGSKAYGAYQHTWQSTVQGFANNQSPDGGVLSGKYEYMKPYYERVLDLQKSGAQVTFNTATANQLTYQGEFGKQHAAMMMMGTWFVATLISQQASGDADQFTWGMAPAPQYDASTAGTDKTPVTFGDPTGFGVNANTDGAKQAAAKKFVEYAASEDAAKALAGIGITPALLNDNVVQTYFSTKGAPQDDLSKFAFSTHTVKPENPTSSKTAAIQNILNDMHSAIMSGSEGIDKAISEAQDRVKNEVG